GTTCAACGTCGCGACGCCGTACCCGGGCACGCTGTTCTACGAGCAGGTCAAGGAGGAGCTGGGCGGCGACTTCAACCGCTACGACGCCCGCCGCCCGGTATACGGCGACGAGGCGCTGCTCGAGCGTTACATAAAAAAAGCTTACCGCGAATTTTACTTGCGTCCCGGGTACGTGTGGCGGCGGCTGCGCCGCGTGCGTTCCTGGGGAGACTTCGGCCGGGCCGCCAAGGCCGGCCTGGACGTGCTGGGCCGCTACGTCCTGGGGAGAAGCTGATGGCCAACGCCAACGACGAACTCGGCGAAGAACACTGGTGCGAAAGGCCGGCGTGCGCCCGGGCGGATTGCACGACGCCGGCGCTTAGTTTCGCCCGTCACTGCTGGAAGCATCTACCCGACGAGGGCGCGTACCTGGAGGAGATACGGCGCCGGGCGACGTCGCTGCACGGCTTCGCGGGCCTCAACCTGGAATCGGTGAAGTTCAAAGACATCGCCGGGCCGCGCACCAACTTCGCGGGAGCCAATCTGAAGGGCGCCGACTTCGCCGGCGGCGACTTCGCGAACGCCGACTTCTCGGACGCCGAGCTGGTGGGGGCGTCGTTCCGCGGCGCGACGCTGACCCACGCCCGCTTCACGAACGCGGACCTCTCCTTCGCCAACCTGCGCGGCGCGGAGCTGTCCCACGCCGAATTCCCCTACGCGACGTTCACCCACGGCGACCTCTCGGGGGCGAAACTCGCGCGGGCGCGCTTCGACGAGGCGGACCTCACCGGCACCACCCTCAGCAACGCCGACCTGCAGGGGGCGAGTTTCCGGCGCGTTACCTTCGTGCGGGCGGACTTCTCCGGCGCGGCGTTGGCCGGGACTCGCTTCGACAATTGCGACTTCGCCGCCGCGGACCTGCGCCGCGCGGACCTCTACGGCGCCCTCTTCCCGGATACGGACCTGGGTCGCGCCGTCCTGCCGGACAAGCTCAAGGCCGAGAACGACCGCCCCGGAAAGCACGGCGAAGTGGCCGAGGTTTACGCCGAGCTCAAGCTCAACTTCCGCCACTTCGGCCGGTTCGGCCTGGCCGAAACCGCGCTCTACCGCGAAATGGTAGCCGGACGTCGGGCCCGCCTCGAGGGCCGAAAAACGTGGCGGCCTTTCGCGCTGCTAAGCAACGCGTTGGAATACGTCTTCCTGGACCTCTACGCCGGCTACGGGACGAAACCTCGGCGCGTCGTATCCGCGCTCGTGTTGGGTTGGCTCGGCTTCTCGGTTTACTATTACCTGTTGCCGTATTTCGGCGGACTGGGTTTCGGCCTGACGAGTTACATCGACCCGGGCGGAGGCGTGGGCCCGCTGGTAGACCTCAGCTGGCACAGCTTCCAACGATGCCTTTACTTCTCGTTCCTGACGCTGACCAAGCTGGGCTTCACGGCCTACGAACCGTACGGGTGGGCGAAGGTGGCCGCGGGCCTGGAGAGCTCCTTCGCCATCGTCTCGTACCCGGTATTGCTCGTCACCATCGCAAGAAAGATTTGGCGATAGCGACGCGGCGAGGCACGCGGGCACACGACCGGAACGTGCGGAAGCGACCGCTTGTGTTATAATTGAAGGCGAGTAGATAAAAAATGAAAGTCGCGATGGTATTTCCGCCCTGGACGCCGAAGGAGGTCTTCACCGGCAACTTCGGCCTCTTCGTCGGCGGCCGGTGGCACCCGCTCGGCATCCTGTCCGTGGCCGCAGCGCTCCGCGAGGCGGGGCACGACGTCCGCGTCTTCGACGGCGGCCTGATGACCGAAGACGAGATGACGCCGCGGCTGAAGGCCTTCGGCCCGGGCATGGTGGGGATGTACCTGACGACTTTCTCGTGGGAAGCCATGAACTCGCTCGCGGCGCGCATCCATCGCGAGATGCCCGGCGTCCACGTCGCCGTGGGCGGGCCGCTGGCCAGCGGGTGGAAGGACCGCGTCCTCCGCGAGTCGCCCCACCCGGACAGCGTCACCGTCGGCGAGGGCGAGGTAACGGCGGACGTACTCGCCCGGAAGCTGGAGGCCGGCGGCGATTTGGCCGAGGTGGAGGGCATCGCGTACCGCGACGACGGCGGAATCCACCTCAACCCGCCGCGGCGCCATATCCCCGATATAAACGTCCTCCCCTTCCCGGCGCGCGACCTTATAGACCTCGAGCGCTACACGCCGCCCCTCGGGACGTACGAGCGGCTGCCGGCGCTCTATCTCTACAGTTCGCGCGGCTGCAACGGCCGGTGCATCTTCTGCTGGCAGCTCAACGCCGAGGGCGAGTGGCGCGCGCGCAGCGCCGAGAAAGTCCTGGCCGAAATCGACCACGTCTACGAGACGTACAAGATAAAAGAGGTGCGCTTCTTCGACGACAACCTGGTCTACGACAAGGAGCGCATCCACGCCGTCCTGGACGGCATCATCGAGCGCGACTACGACCTCAGCTTCTACGCCTCCGCCCGCGCCGACGACGTCGACCCCGAGATATTCCGCAAGATGAAGAAGGCCAAGTTTTGGGGGATACTCCTGGGCATCGAATCGGGCGTGCAAAAATGCCTCGACGCCATGAACAAGGGCACGACCGTGGAGCAGAACCGCCGCGCGGTGGAGTGGGCGCACCAGGCCGGCCTAAAAACCGTAACGCCGTTCATCTTCGGCATCCCGGGCGAGACCTTCGAGGACGGCCTGAAGTCGATACAGTTCGCCATCGACATCGACACCGACGTCGTCAACTTCCACGCCATGTCGCCGTTCCCCGGCGCGGAGCTCTACGAGCACGTCGAGAAATACGGCACGGTCGCGACCGACAACGTCCTCGACTACACCTTCGAGGGGTGCGCCTTCGTGCCCTACACGATGAAGCGTGAGCAAATCCAGGAGCTCCGGTCGCTGGCGTTCCGCCGCTTCTACCGCCGCCCGCGGTACGTGTGGAAGCGGCTCAAAGCCATCCGAACGTGGACCGACGTCAAAGTATTGGTGGCCGGCGGCCTCGCGTTCCTGCTGACGATGCTCTTCCGCAAGGAGTTCACGCCCCACGGCGCCCAGTTGTAGGGGCGGCGCGGGCGCGGGTACGCGAGCCGCTTTAGCACAATAAAACGCAACGTCGGAGGATCCCGAACGTCAAACGCATACGACTCATCGTCGCGCTATCGCTCCTGGCGGCCGCCCTCGGCGGCGCCGCTACCCTCAAATATAAAGTAACGCTGTCCCCCCAGACCGCCCGGGAGTTCCTGGGGGCTTTGGTCCTCGCGCTCTTCTTCGTCGGCGACGACGAGCTGACGTGGCGCGAGGACGACGCCGGCCGCATAGACATCGAAAACGCCGGCAAATGCCTGATGAAGGTCGACCCCCCCGCCGACCGGGTATTCTTCCTCTCGTTGTTCGAGAGGAAGTTCGTTCCCGTCGAGAAAGAGCGGGCGGACAGGGTGCTTGCGCTGACGGCGTTCGTTCACAAGCCGCCCGCCGAGGGGGACGAGGTTTCCTTCGACTACCCGCTGCGGGGTAAGTCGTACCGGCTCGAGGCCGGCGTCGCGAGCCGCGGCAAGTTGACGCTACCGTCCTGGCCGGAAAGGGCGCTCCCTTGCTGCCGCGTCGACGGCCTCATCACCGGCTGGGGCGACGATAAGAGGACGACCGTCTACGCGTACGTGGGCACGGAGGGCGAGCTGGCGGGTAAGATTCTCAAGCTCTCTTTCAAGTTCACGGACTGGCCGCGCGTTACGCTTACGCTCAGCGGCGTAGAATAAAAAAAGCGGCCCGGGCGGGCCGCCTAACCCTTTTAAAATTAAGAATTACTCGTCCGCTTCGCCTACGGGCGCCTCGGGCCCCGGGGCGGAGGCCTCTCCCGGCGGCGTGGGCGTCGTGACGACGACGACCGGGTTGACGAGGTACTTGCGGGCCGCGGCCGTAACGTCGTCCGCCGTCACCGCCAGGACGCGCTCGTCGAAATCCTCGGGCCAATCGTACCCCAGGCCCACGAGCTCATAGCGGGCGGCCAGCCCGGCGACGTCGGCGTTGGACTGGTTGTTGTAGAGGGCGTTCATAGTGAGCCAGTTCTCCCGGGCGAGCTCAAGCTCCTCGGGCGTTATGGGCTCCGCCTTTATCTTCGCGACCTCCTCCTCGACGGCCGCCAGCACCTCCTCGGCGCGCTCGGGCGACGTGGCCGCGAATATGCCGAAGAACCCCGGGTCCTGCGCGGAGATGTTATAGGCGTGAACGACGTAGACGTAGCCGGCGCCGCGCAGCCGTTCGTGCAGCCGGCCGCCCGGCAGGTATACCCCGGAAATGGCCGCGTCGAGAACGCGCAGCGGGAATTCGTCGCCGTCGCCGTACGTGACGCCGCGGTACCCCACGTATATCACGGCCTGCTCGTTGTCGGTCTTCTCGAAGACGAGCTCGCGCTCCGCGGGCGGCGGGTCCGCCGGGACGACCGGCGGCGGAGACTCGAGCGGCCGCCACCGGGCGAGCTTCTTCTCGACGACGCGCGTTACCTCGCCCGGGTCGACGTCCCCCACCACCGCGACGACGACGTTGGCCGGCGTCGCGTACTTCTTATAATACGCCAGCGCGTCCTCGTCGGCGAGCCGCGCCACCGAGTCCACGGTGCCGGTGGTGCGGTAGCGGTACGGGTGCTTGGGGTAGAGGTAAGCGCGCATCATCTTCTCGGCCTGCAGCTCCCAGTCGTCGTCTTCGCTCTGCACCTGGGCGAGCAGGCGGTCCTGCTCGCGGCCGAACTCCACCGCGGGTATGGCGGAGTTGGCCAGGCAATCGGCTAAGACGTCGAACGCCTTCTCGAAATCGGCCGCCAGGCAAGACGCGGAGAGGGTCAGGTAATCGAGGGAGGCACTCGAGCTGATGGAGCCGCCCAACTCCTCGACCTCTTTCGCGATGCGGTCGGCCTTGCGCTTCTTCGTCCCCTTCACTAACAACTCCGCGACGAGCTCGGCGACGCCCTCCTTGCCGGGCGCCACCACCCTCGAGCCGCCGGCGATGACCGCGTGAACCGTGACCGCCGGGACCGCCGGGTTGCGGCGGACGAGGAGGCGCAGGCCGTTGGCGAGCGTTACCTTCTCCATCGGCTCCGCCTCGGCCGCCGCGGCCACCTCCTCCGCGGCGGCGGCCCAGTCGCGCGGGACGACCTTGGCCACCGTCATGTGGGACTCGCGAACGTAGCGCCGGGCCGCGTCCCTGACGTCGTCCGCGGTAATTTCCTCGATGCGGACCAGGTACTCGTCGCTGAAGTTCATGTTGCCGGTATAGAGCTCGTTCTCGCCCAGGTCGGCGGCAACGTCCTCGACGGTATCCAGGCCGAGTATATACTGCGCCGTAAGCAGCTTCTTGGCCCGCGCCAACTCGTCGCGGGAGACGCGCTTCTCCGTAAAATTCAACATCTCGGCGACGATGGCGTCCTCGGCGTAGTTGAGCTCGATGGCCTCGCCCTCGGCGTAGACGCCCAAATAGCCGGCGCCGGTGGGCGGCGTACTCAGCCAGGCCGAGATATCGGTGACGTAGCCGCCC
This is a stretch of genomic DNA from bacterium. It encodes these proteins:
- a CDS encoding pentapeptide repeat-containing protein, whose product is MANANDELGEEHWCERPACARADCTTPALSFARHCWKHLPDEGAYLEEIRRRATSLHGFAGLNLESVKFKDIAGPRTNFAGANLKGADFAGGDFANADFSDAELVGASFRGATLTHARFTNADLSFANLRGAELSHAEFPYATFTHGDLSGAKLARARFDEADLTGTTLSNADLQGASFRRVTFVRADFSGAALAGTRFDNCDFAAADLRRADLYGALFPDTDLGRAVLPDKLKAENDRPGKHGEVAEVYAELKLNFRHFGRFGLAETALYREMVAGRRARLEGRKTWRPFALLSNALEYVFLDLYAGYGTKPRRVVSALVLGWLGFSVYYYLLPYFGGLGFGLTSYIDPGGGVGPLVDLSWHSFQRCLYFSFLTLTKLGFTAYEPYGWAKVAAGLESSFAIVSYPVLLVTIARKIWR
- a CDS encoding pitrilysin family protein translates to MRTIIVCTLAAALAAASALGVEAVREVLDNGLIAIVAEDHANPVAAARVYVRAGSIYEGRYLGAGTSHLLEHMLGERTDKHSKAELEAAVSEMGGAYNAYTWKDHVCYHIAVRADKTDQALEHLEERVFHAAFLPEQLENQREIIINEIRMGQDEPNRVLQKAFFYTMFREHPVRYPIIGFEELFVKISREDLIDYYDRYYVPERAVVVVAGDVDAGQTLAKIRETFGALPRGRGFPEEAFYEPPQLGRRDVVVPMDIGAAYMWLGFHGPPMGSKDAYALEVATAIAGYGRSSRLYRRVLEEGGYVTDISAWLSTPPTGAGYLGVYAEGEAIELNYAEDAIVAEMLNFTEKRVSRDELARAKKLLTAQYILGLDTVEDVAADLGENELYTGNMNFSDEYLVRIEEITADDVRDAARRYVRESHMTVAKVVPRDWAAAAEEVAAAAEAEPMEKVTLANGLRLLVRRNPAVPAVTVHAVIAGGSRVVAPGKEGVAELVAELLVKGTKKRKADRIAKEVEELGGSISSSASLDYLTLSASCLAADFEKAFDVLADCLANSAIPAVEFGREQDRLLAQVQSEDDDWELQAEKMMRAYLYPKHPYRYRTTGTVDSVARLADEDALAYYKKYATPANVVVAVVGDVDPGEVTRVVEKKLARWRPLESPPPVVPADPPPAERELVFEKTDNEQAVIYVGYRGVTYGDGDEFPLRVLDAAISGVYLPGGRLHERLRGAGYVYVVHAYNISAQDPGFFGIFAATSPERAEEVLAAVEEEVAKIKAEPITPEELELARENWLTMNALYNNQSNADVAGLAARYELVGLGYDWPEDFDERVLAVTADDVTAAARKYLVNPVVVVTTPTPPGEASAPGPEAPVGEADE
- a CDS encoding radical SAM protein; the protein is MKVAMVFPPWTPKEVFTGNFGLFVGGRWHPLGILSVAAALREAGHDVRVFDGGLMTEDEMTPRLKAFGPGMVGMYLTTFSWEAMNSLAARIHREMPGVHVAVGGPLASGWKDRVLRESPHPDSVTVGEGEVTADVLARKLEAGGDLAEVEGIAYRDDGGIHLNPPRRHIPDINVLPFPARDLIDLERYTPPLGTYERLPALYLYSSRGCNGRCIFCWQLNAEGEWRARSAEKVLAEIDHVYETYKIKEVRFFDDNLVYDKERIHAVLDGIIERDYDLSFYASARADDVDPEIFRKMKKAKFWGILLGIESGVQKCLDAMNKGTTVEQNRRAVEWAHQAGLKTVTPFIFGIPGETFEDGLKSIQFAIDIDTDVVNFHAMSPFPGAELYEHVEKYGTVATDNVLDYTFEGCAFVPYTMKREQIQELRSLAFRRFYRRPRYVWKRLKAIRTWTDVKVLVAGGLAFLLTMLFRKEFTPHGAQL